Genomic DNA from Gracilinanus agilis isolate LMUSP501 unplaced genomic scaffold, AgileGrace unplaced_scaffold51268, whole genome shotgun sequence:
TGGAGGGCACGGTGGGCACGGTCTGCTCCGGCTTCCTTGACTGAGCCTCACAGGACGGTGAACGTGGTGCAGTTCGAGGCGAGCAAAGCCGCCATCGGCCGGGCCTACAAGAAGGACGCGCGGCTCGTCCTCGACTACCTGGCCGCCTGCGACGAGGCCTACGTGTCCGCCATGGAGGGCCTCCTGCACGAGAAGGGGTGAGTGTGCTCACACGCGCATGCAGAGCCGGCGCTCACCCATGCGGGCACGCGTACACACTTCCCACATGCTTACACGTGGCCTCCCACACGCTTCCCACACACTTAAGTGTCTTCCCATATACTTTCTACGTACTTGCGTGTCTTCCCACACACGCTTCCCACACACTTACGTGTCTTCCCACACACGTGCTCCATGCCCACACGCACACGCCTGCACACCCGCGTGTCCCAGCACACAGAGCTGTGGGTGTGCTCACGCTGACGCGGCGCGTGCCGGCTCTCGTAGGGAATTCACCATCGAGACGGAGGGGAAGACGTTCCAGGTGACCAAAGACATGGTCAGCGTGCAGCGCTCGCAGAAGACGCTCCACGGTGAGAGCGCGGGCGCCGTCCCTCCTCGGCAGGTGCCCGCCTCCTGGTGCCCGGGCGCTTTCTGCCCAGCAGGGCACACGGAGGGGACGTTTGATGAGGGAGAGACGGGCGGGGGGCGGCCGGGAGCTCCGAG
This window encodes:
- the LOC123255748 gene encoding glycine--tRNA ligase-like, which translates into the protein AEPAAGASPQGWIEIVGCADRSCYDLRCHSRATKVPLVAEKLLKEPRTVNVVQFEASKAAIGRAYKKDARLVLDYLAACDEAYVSAMEGLLHEKGEFTIETEGKTFQVTKDMVSVQRSQKTLHGESAGAVPPRQ